Part of the bacterium genome, GGGGAATCCCAGTAAGAATCCCCGACTCAGTAGGAAAGGATATCTCCATGACCCCTCGCACACCCGTGGGTCGCGCAAAGGTCGCGCTGGTCTTTGGGGCCAGTACCGGAATCGGACGTGCCACGGCATTCGAGCTCAGTCGGGCCGGGTTTGCCGTGGGGGTGGCCGCCCGCTCACTCGATGTGCTGAAAGAGGTCGCCGCCAAGCTCGAGGCGCAGGGCGCTCAGGCCGAGGCCATCGGGGTTGACGTCGCCGAACGGGCCCAGGTCGACGCCGCGGTGCGCCGGGTCGTTGACCGCTGGCACGGGTTGGACGTTGTGGTCAACTCCGCGGGCACCAACCTGATGCGGCAACGTCGCATCGACGTGATCTCGGAGGCGGACTGGAACGGGCTTCTTGCCGTGAACTTGAACGGGGCCTTCCATACCACCCAGGCCGCCGTGCTCGAGATGCGACACCGGGGCGGTGGGCTGATTATTCAGATCTCCTCGGTCTCGGGTCGGTGGGGGGATAAGTCGGGGCCGGCGTATCAGGCCAGCAAGCATGGGATCATCGGGGTGTGCCAGGCGACGATGATCGAAGAACGACTGAACGGTATCCGCGCCACCGCGATCCTGCCCGGTCTCGTCGACACCCCGCTTATTGCCCGCCGCCCGGAGCCGGTCCCCCGAGAG contains:
- a CDS encoding SDR family NAD(P)-dependent oxidoreductase: MTPRTPVGRAKVALVFGASTGIGRATAFELSRAGFAVGVAARSLDVLKEVAAKLEAQGAQAEAIGVDVAERAQVDAAVRRVVDRWHGLDVVVNSAGTNLMRQRRIDVISEADWNGLLAVNLNGAFHTTQAAVLEMRHRGGGLIIQISSVSGRWGDKSGPAYQASKHGIIGVCQATMIEERLNGIRATAILPGLVDTPLIARRPEPVPREILAQAMQPEDIAAACVFLASLSPRSYIPELIMMPPRLQCIGQAIV